The Setaria italica strain Yugu1 chromosome IX, Setaria_italica_v2.0, whole genome shotgun sequence genome has a window encoding:
- the LOC101772958 gene encoding scarecrow-like protein 21, producing MSTQASNRSYRYPDNTQISYYNGNLVHVGGNGTYYMPQNHDDGHYISSDDGSQTSNSRAQGFQAQYCTLDSSSANCVYPAHSSTSSQSISGSPLSQQESHSDHAYGSSPSASCVTQVPSWTLKDLENVMLGPDSDIGSPDSSLLPGTALHENNWRELLGIKTGDLRQVIIACGKAVDENAFYMDALMSELRQMVSVSGEPMQRLGAYMLEGLIARLSFTGHALYKSLKCKEPVATSSELMSYMHLLYDICPFFKFGYMSANGAIADAVKGENFIHIIDFQIAQGSQWMTMIQALASRPGRRPYLRITGIDDSNSAHARGGGLDIVGQRLHSIAQSCGLPFEFNPVPAASHEVMYEHLCVRSGEAIVVNFAYQLHHTPDESVGIENHRDRILRMVKSLSPRVVTLVEQEANTNTAPFFLRYLETLDYYTAMFEAIDVARPRDDKKRISAEQHCVARDIVNLIACEGAERIERHEPFGKWRARLAMAGFRPYPLSPVVNSTIKTLLDSYHSYYRLEERDGVLYLGWKSRKLVVSSAWC from the coding sequence ATGTCGACACAGGCCTCTAACCGGTCATACAGATATCCGGACAATACCCAGATATCGTACTACAATGGCAATCTAGTGCATGTTGGGGGCAATGGTACTTACTATATGCCACAAAATCATGATGATGGTCATTACATTTCCTCTGATGATGGATCGCAGACCAGCAATTCTAGAGCTCAAGGTTTTCAAGCACAGTACTGCACCCTAGACTCGTCCTCAGCCAATTGTGTTTATCCTGCACATAGCTCTACCTCTTCTCAGAGCATAAGTGGGAGTCCTCTGTCTCAGCAAGAGAGCCACTCAGATCATGCATATGGTTCCTCTCCAAGTGCGTCGTGTGTTACTCAGGTCCCGAGTTGGACACTTAAGGATCTAGAAAATGTAATGCTTGGACCTGATTCTGACATAGGCAGCCCTGATAGCTCCTTACTACCTGGCACTGCTTTGCATGAGAACAACTGGAGAGAACTTTTGGGAATTAAAACTGGGGATTTGCGGCAGGTAATTATAGCATGTGGTAAGGCTGTTGACGAGAATGCTTTCTATATGGATGCGCTGATGTCTGAGTTAAGGCAGATGGTTTCTGTCTCTGGTGAACCGATGCAACGTCTGGGAGCTTATATGTTGGAAGGTCTTATTGCAAGGCTTTCTTTCACTGGACATGCCCTATATAAATCTCTGAAGTGCAAAGAGCCTGTGGCTACGAGTTCTGAGCTCATGTCATATATGCATCTTCTGTACGACATCTGTCCATTCTTTAAGTTTGGTTACATGTCTGCCAATGGTGCCATAGCTGATGCTGTTAAGGGTGAAAACTTTATTCACATCATTGATTTCCAAATCGCTCAGGGGAGTCAGTGGATGACTATGATCCAGGCCCTTGCTTCAAGGCCTGGGAGACGACCATACCTAAGAATCACTGGCATAGATGACTCAAATTCTGCTCATGCCCGAGGTGGTGGACTGGATATAGTTGGACAGAGGTTACACAGCATTGCCCAGTCATGTGGTCTGCCCTTTGAGTTCAATCCTGTTCCAGCAGCTAGTCATGAAGTTATGTATGAACATCTTTGTGTAAGATCTGGGGAGGCAATTGTTGTCAATTTTGCTTATCAGCTGCATCATACTCCTGATGAGAGTGTGGGCATAGAAAACCATCGTGATAGGATATTGAGAATGGTCAAGAGCCTCTCTCCTAGGGTGGTGACTCTCGTAGAGCAGGAGGCAAATACAAACACGGCACCTTTCTTTCTTAGATACCTGGAGACTCTTGATTATTACACAGCGATGTTTGAGGCGATAGATGTTGCTCGCCCCAGGGATGATAAGAAGCGCATTAGCGCAGAGCAGCACTGTGTTGCAAGAGATATTGTCAATTTAATTGCTTGTGAAGGTGCTGAAAGAATAGAAAGGCATGAGCCTTTCGGAAAATGGAGGGCAAGGCTTGCAATGGCTGGATTTAGACCATACCCATTAAGTCCAGTGGTGAACAGTACCATCAAAACACTGCTGGATAGTTACCACAGCTACTACAGACTTGAGGAGAGGGATGGTGTCCTTTATCTTGGTTGGAAGAGCAGAAAGCTGGTTGTATCTTCTGCTTGGTGCTGA
- the LOC101773370 gene encoding putative yippee-like protein Os10g0369500 yields the protein MGLLFVERLEGEGVFKCRRCRVDAASKDAIISRDFYGRTGRAYLFDHVVNICLGPNEDRYLVTGLHTVNDIYCSCCQQILGWRYEKAYDQSQKYKEGKYILERARMVKDG from the exons ATGGGGCTGCTGTTCGTGGAGCGGCTCGAGGGGGAGGGCGTGTTCAAGTGCCGGCGCTGCCGCGTCGACGCCGCCTCCAAGGACGCCATCATCTCCAGGGACTTCTACGGCCGCACTGGCCGCGCCTACCTCTTCGACCACGT TGTGAACATATGCCTAGGACCTAATGAGGATCGGTATCTTGTAACTGGGCTCCACACAGTGAATGACATCTACTGTAGCTGCTGCCAACAGATTCTTGGCTGGAGATAT GAGAAAGCCTATGACCAAAGCCAGAAATACAAGGAAGGGAAGTACATCCTGGAGAGAGCTAGAATGGTGAAAGACGGCTGA